A region from the Chitinivibrio alkaliphilus ACht1 genome encodes:
- a CDS encoding transposase has protein sequence MAQKKRRRFSEEQKVIAVRRHLLDKTDVSEICNELSIHPNQFYEWQRIFFENGSRAFMKDNALQEKKTATLIKSLENKIAHKDTVISEIMSEHIALKKHRGEL, from the coding sequence ATGGCACAGAAAAAACGCAGACGATTTTCCGAAGAACAAAAAGTAATAGCGGTTCGACGTCACCTTTTGGACAAAACAGATGTCTCTGAAATCTGCAATGAATTATCAATACACCCCAATCAGTTTTATGAGTGGCAGCGAATATTCTTTGAGAACGGTTCCCGTGCCTTCATGAAAGATAATGCACTCCAGGAAAAGAAGACAGCAACTTTGATTAAAAGCCTTGAAAACAAGATAGCTCATAAAGACACTGTAATATCAGAGATAATGAGTGAGCAC